Proteins encoded in a region of the Sugiyamaella lignohabitans strain CBS 10342 chromosome B, complete sequence genome:
- the RML2 gene encoding mitochondrial 54S ribosomal protein RML2 (Mitochondrial ribosomal protein of the large subunit (L2); has similarity to E. coli L2 ribosomal protein; mutant allele (fat21) causes inability to utilize oleate, and induce oleic acid oxidation; may interfere with activity of the Adr1p transcription factor; GO_component: GO:0005622 - intracellular [Evidence IEA]; GO_component: GO:0015934 - large ribosomal subunit [Evidence IEA]; GO_component: GO:0005762 - mitochondrial large ribosomal subunit [Evidence IDA] [PMID 9445368]; GO_component: GO:0005739 - mitochondrion [Evidence IEA,IEA]; GO_component: GO:0030529 - ribonucleoprotein complex [Evidence IEA]; GO_component: GO:0005840 - ribosome [Evidence IEA,IEA]; GO_function: GO:0003723 - RNA binding [Evidence IEA]; GO_function: GO:0003735 - structural constituent of ribosome [Evidence IEA]; GO_function: GO:0003735 - structural constituent of ribosome [Evidence IDA] [PMID 9445368]; GO_function: GO:0016740 - transferase activity [Evidence IEA]; GO_process: GO:0032543 - mitochondrial translation [Evidence IMP] [PMID 9079633]; GO_process: GO:0006412 - translation [Evidence IEA]): MSLRLFGLARSTISVASRHRTATGIRFSSTTPSPEENSDPVAVDQSAGSKRKSTRSEFADSAQSNQLQEELNKLEIVPFGQRSNLTELEEQDNEMKRQLKLFKTAVKMKSPKPISPSLRWYKWPIYPYLHKGKPVKELTVPRKKHSGRNHHGLITVRHQGGGAKRRIRLIDFFRLDGGVHEVVRIEYDPNRSSHIALVKNEETSALSYILACVGLRAGDKVESFRDGIPQRIIDKMGGENDPGILATHIAKKGNCMPLSMIPLGSIIHNIGVSKIGPGKLCRAAGTYGRLHEKLPEKKKAVIRLQSGEYRYVALDACATLGMVSNPDHQHRSFGKAGRSRHFGIRPRVRGVAMNKVDHPLGGGRGKSKGNKVPQSPWGTPSKSGYKTRRGKNINHNKIRDRPRGKNK, translated from the coding sequence ATGTCACTGCGATTATTTGGTTTGGCAAGAAGCACCATTTCGGTGGCTTCGAGGCACCGGACTGCCACCGGGATTCGTTTTTCTAGTACAACTCCATCTCCAGAAGAGAACAGCGATCCTGTTGCTGTGGATCAATCAGCGGGCTCGAAGAGAAAGTCGACGAGGTCAGAATTCGCCGACTCTGCTCAATCTAATCAATTACAAGAGGAATTAAATAAACTGGAGATTGTTCCTTTTGGTCAAAGATCGAATCTTACCGAGTTAGAAGAACAGGATAATGAAATGAAGAGACAGTTGAAGCTGTTCAAGACAGCAGTTAAAATGAAGTCGCCAAAACCTATCTCACCCAGTTTAAGATGGTATAAATGGCCCATCTACCCATATCTGCACAAGGGTAAGCCTGTAAAAGAATTGACAGTACCAAGGAAGAAGCACAGTGGACGTAACCATCACGGTCTGATTACAGTGCGTCACcaaggtggtggtgccaagCGAAGAATCCGTCTGATTGACTTCTTCAGACTTGATGGTGGTGTCCACGAAGTCGTCCGCATTGAATATGATCCAAATAGAAGCTCGCATATTGCTCTTGTAAAGAACGAAGAAACCTCGGCCTTGTCTTACATTCTCGCATGTGTAGGATTACGAGCAGGTGATAAAGTTGAGTCATTCCGTGATGGAATCCCTCAACGTATTATCGACAAAATGGGTGGTGAGAACGACCCCGGTATTTTGGCTACCCATATCGCCAAGAAAGGTAATTGTATGCCTCTTAGTATGATCCCCCTTGGAAGTATCATTCACAATATCGGTGTGTCGAAGATTGGTCCTGGCAAACTGTGTCgtgctgctggtacttACGGCCGTCTGCACGAGAAGCTGcctgagaagaaaaaagccGTCATCAGATTACAAAGTGGAGAATACCGATATGTGGCATTAGATGCCTGTGCAACACTGGGAATGGTCAGCAACCCCGATCACCAGCACCGTTCGTTTGGTAAGGCAGGACGTTCGCGTCATTTTGGTATTCGACCCCGTGTGCGTGGTGTGGCCATGAACAAAGTCGACCATCCTCTCGGTGGTGGTAGAGGTAAATCCAAGGGTAACAAGGTTCCTCAGTCGCCATGGGGTACTCCTTCCAAGAGTGGATACAAGACTCGTAGAGGCAAGAAcatcaaccacaacaaGATCCGTGACCGTCCCAGGggcaaaaataaatag
- the ASG1 gene encoding Asg1p (Zinc cluster protein proposed to be a transcriptional regulator; regulator involved in the stress response; null mutants have a respiratory deficiency, calcofluor white sensitivity and slightly increased cycloheximide resistance; GO_component: GO:0005634 - nucleus [Evidence IEA,IEA,IEA]; GO_component: GO:0005634 - nucleus [Evidence IDA] [PMID 14562095]; GO_function: GO:0003677 - DNA binding [Evidence IEA,IEA]; GO_function: GO:0046872 - metal ion binding [Evidence IEA]; GO_function: GO:0043565 - sequence-specific DNA binding [Evidence IDA] [PMID 19111667]; GO_function: GO:0043565 - sequence-specific DNA binding [Evidence IDA] [PMID 19158363]; GO_function: GO:0000981 - sequence-specific DNA binding RNA polymerase II transcription factor activity [Evidence IEA]; GO_function: GO:0008270 - zinc ion binding [Evidence IEA]; GO_process: GO:0008150 - biological_process [Evidence ND]; GO_process: GO:0006357 - regulation of transcription from RNA polymerase II promoter [Evidence IEA]; GO_process: GO:0006355 - regulation of transcription, DNA-templated [Evidence IEA,IEA]; GO_process: GO:0006950 - response to stress [Evidence IEA]; GO_process: GO:0006366 - transcription from RNA polymerase II promoter [Evidence IEA]; GO_process: GO:0006351 - transcription, DNA-templated [Evidence IEA,IEA]) yields the protein MPCTNCAAFGCECRIPEVRMKKGQRASKKQKTEDGEQAAPGISGGIAAGLKAQAAFARGKLTPNSKVSARSAITEELREAGDGKSGFTRSILSGKDNWKQFLDQNLRQPGKMSYLGSTSHVNLIFDNIPDSEAFYFAAAAAAGASNSRVQQMDREEIEILKIKGAFLLPAQELCDDLVESYFEKIHPLIPIINRTQFMRQYNDPANPPSLLLRQAVLVAGSRVCQNPALMDESGSSKLATATFYKRAKALFDANYETDRIAIVQSTLLMAWFLAGPDYVTDNVYFWTRVSLTIAQSIGLHRSVEKSNVPDIEKRMCKRIWWSLFARDRSTACAMGRPVMINLDDSDVPMIELEDFDESEPDKPSPYPINREHALYFIAHVKLSEIMGLTIREQYSIGAESSRRQNKVPNVNQCDMAMAAWMNNLPPELKYSLKDKRSHDFFKALLHSQYYTVLCLVHRSNILYRRTPNANGSKIPSYPSWGIAFQAAHMIVRIAENLKSFNELPFCPAFMVYSLFSAMIILIYQMESPSKSVVESAKRGVESCHGILEILGQVWDTADQICKMARYLNSDPMLRQKIIFSAKRLAAATSSEEGTENPSAVNSPGPSGVDSGLPTADSSRPGSAPLKRSYEEEYDPNKIPEVTSPNVSYVRGNQPQPQPQAQRPAHIPGMTPLQPNYQATHLGQAVPPNMDFPSELFLVTNTPPNPVFFENFQPSQLFPESVRSNSVGQQSSPEMTSDRGANMLPDALFASHESFGDVFYENFNSPPEDVGTVPNTLNLGDWYKFLMSTSTASHFPDLRNVPVKSDV from the coding sequence ATGCCCTGTACCAACTGTGCAGCTTTTGGATGTGAGTGCCGTATTCCTGAAGTGCGGATGAAGAAGGGCCAAAGAGCATCTAAAAAGCAGAAAACCGAGGATGGCGAACAGGCTGCTCCTGGTATCAGCGGCGGTATCGCTGCTGGACTAAAGGCACAGGCAGCATTTGCCAGAGGAAAGCTGACACCCAATTCCAAAGTATCGGCCAGGTCGGCCATTACTGAAGAGTTACGAGAAGCTGGGGACGGCAAAAGCGGGTTTACCAGGTCTATTTTGTCCGGAAAGGACAATTGGAAGCAGTTTTTGGATCAGAATCTCCGACAACCTGGAAAAATGTCATATTTGGGTTCGACTTCACATGTGAATTTGATTTTCGACAACATTCCTGACTCGGAAGCATTCTATTTTGCAGCTGCCGCAGCTGCGGGTGCAAGTAACTCGAGAGTCCAGCAAATGGATAGAGAAGAAATCGAGATTCTGAAAATCAAGGGTGCTTTCTTGTTACCAGCCCAAGAATTATGTGATGATCTTGTAGAGAGCTATTTCGAGAAAATCCACCCTCTGATTCCCATTATCAATAGAACACAGTTTATGAGACAGTACAACGATCCAGCGAATCCACCCTCGCTGCTTCTAAGACAGGCTGTACTTGTTGCAGGATCAAGAGTGTGTCAGAACCCAGCACTAATGGATGAGTCTGGATCATCAAAACTGGCTACCGCTACATTCTATAAGCGCGCCAAGGCCCTATTTGATGCTAATTATGAAACAGATCGAATTGCGATTGTTCAAAGTACACTGCTGATGGCATGGTTCTTGGCAGGCCCTGACTATGTTACTGACAATGTGTACTTTTGGACGCGAGTGTCACTTACCATTGCCCAGAGTATTGGTTTACATCGAAGTGTCGAGAAATCCAATGTTCCTGATATAGAGAAGAGAATGTGCAAACGTATTTGGTGGTCACTGTTTGCAAGAGACAGATCCACTGCTTGTGCTATGGGCCGTCCTGTAATGATTAATCTGGACGACTCAGACGTACCTATGATCGAATTAGAGGACTTTGATGAGAGTGAACCTGATAAGCCATCTCCATACCCTATCAACCGAGAACACGCGTTGTATTTCATTGCTCATGTCAAGCTTTCCGAGATCATGGGTCTTACCATTCGTGAACAATACTCTATTGGAGCAGAAAGCTCTCGTCGCCAGAACAAGGTACCTAATGTTAATCAATGTGACATGGCAATGGCTGCCTGGATGAACAATCTGCCACCAGAGTTGAAGTATTCTCTGAAGGATAAAAGAAGCCACGATTTTTTCAAGGCTCTATTGCACTCTCAGTATTATACCGTGTTGTGTCTGGTGCATCGGTCGAATATTCTGTATAGAAGAACACCCAACGCCAATGGATCAAAGATCCCTTCGTATCCATCTTGGGGTATTGCCTTCCAAGCTGCGCATATGATTGTGAGAATTGCAGAAAATCTCAAGTCGTTCAACGAGCTTCCTTTCTGCCCGGCGTTTATGGTGTACTCTTTGTTCTCTGCCATGATTATCTTGATTTATCAGATGGAATCTCCATCGAAGTCAGTGGTTGAGAGTGCTAAGCGAGGGGTTGAATCGTGTCACGGAATCCTTGAGATTCTTGGCCAGGTCTGGGATACTGCAGACCAAATTTGCAAGATGGCTCGATATCTTAATAGTGATCCTATGTTGAGACAAAAGATCATCTTCTCGGCCAAGCgtcttgctgctgccaccagCTCAGAAGAAGGTACGGAGAATCCGTCTGCCGTTAATTCACCAGGACCTAGCGGTGTAGATAGCGGTTTACCAACTGCCGACTCATCACGACCAGGATCGGCACCATTGAAACGATCATATGAGGAAGAGTACGACCCGAATAAGATTCCTGAGGTTACAAGTCCAAACGTGTCGTACGTACGTGGAAACCAGCCACAACCACAGCCGCAAGCACAGAGACCAGCTCATATCCCTGGTATGACTCCATTGCAACCCAACTACCAAGCTACTCACCTCGGCCAGGCCGTACCTCCAAATATGGACTTCCCTTCTGAATTATTCCTTGTAACAAACACACCACCCAACCCGGTGTTCTTCGAAAACTTCCAGCCATCGCAACTGTTCCCAGAGAGTGTGCGATCGAACAGTGTTGGCCAGCAGTCGTCGCCAGAAATGACTTCTGACAGAGGGGCTAACATGCTTCCTGACGCTCTGTTTGCTTCTCACGAGTCGTTTGGTGACGTTTTCTATGAGAATTTCAACTCGCCACCTGAAGATGTTGGCACTGTCCCCAACACTCTCAACCTTGGTGACTGGTACAAGTTCCTCATGTCGACCAGTACTGCTAGTCACTTCCCCGATTTGCGTAATGTCCCCGTCAAGTCCGATGtctaa
- a CDS encoding putative cysteine synthase (Putative cysteine synthase; localized to the mitochondrial outer membrane; GO_component: GO:0005741 - mitochondrial outer membrane [Evidence IDA] [PMID 16407407]; GO_component: GO:0005739 - mitochondrion [Evidence IDA] [PMID 14562095]; GO_component: GO:0005739 - mitochondrion [Evidence IDA] [PMID 14576278]; GO_component: GO:0005739 - mitochondrion [Evidence IDA] [PMID 16823961]; GO_function: GO:0004124 - cysteine synthase activity [Evidence IEA]; GO_function: GO:0003674 - molecular_function [Evidence ND]; GO_function: GO:0016740 - transferase activity [Evidence IEA]; GO_process: GO:0008150 - biological_process [Evidence ND]; GO_process: GO:0008652 - cellular amino acid biosynthetic process [Evidence IEA]; GO_process: GO:0019344 - cysteine biosynthetic process [Evidence IEA,IEA]; GO_process: GO:0006535 - cysteine biosynthetic process from serine [Evidence IEA]), with the protein MAWDQTRLLAVATLSTALVLGSLWYNDVVTVEIKWPVRGKKGISKMKTGFVAPKGIEQLIGNTPMVRINSLSDATGCEIYGKMEVQNPGGSAKDRVALAIIENAEAQNLITPHSGDMIFEGTSGSTGISLAMLCRAKGYIAHIVVPDDTSQEKVDLLENLGAVVHKVRPAGIADPKQYVNYAKAAAMEINNNPENKHRALFADQFENEANWKTHYDHTGPEIYSQISEVLPKGKTLDAFITGAGTGGTISGVSKYLKERLPHVKVVISDPPGSGFYNKVKYGVMFDLKEKEGTRRRHQVDTVVEGIGLNRITRNFSAGSDYIDDAIRVKDEESVKMAKYLVDNDGLFVGSSSAVNCVATYKYAKQLGPGHTIVTILCDSGSRHLSKFWKLAKESASIKDLSQL; encoded by the coding sequence ATGGCTTGGGATCAGACAAGGCTGCTAGCAGTTGCTACATTGTCTACGGCCCTAGTTCTTGGTTCACTGTGGTATAACGATGTTGTCACTGTAGAAATTAAATGGCCCGTTCGAGGTAAGAAGGGCATAAGCAAAATGAAAACTGGCTTTGTTGCTCCAAAGGGCATTGAACAGCTAATTGGCAATACGCCAATGGTTCGAATCAATTCACTTAGTGATGCTACCGGCTGTGAAATTTATGGTAAAATGGAAGTTCAAAATCCTGGTGGAAGCGCCAAGGATAGAGTGGCTCTAGCTATTATTGAAAATGCAGAAGCTCAGAACCTCATTACACCGCATTCTGGTGATATGATTTTTGAAGGAACCTCTGGATCCACTGGTATATCATTAGCAATGCTTTGCAGGGCCAAAGGGTATATTGCTCACATTGTAGTACCAGATGATACTTCGCAAGAAAAGGTTGATCTGCTAGAAAATCTGGGTGCCGTTGTTCACAAGGTTCGGCCTGCTGGAATCGCTGACCCTAAACAATACGTCAATTATGCCAAAGCTGCCGCAATGGAGATTAATAACAACCCTGAGAATAAACATAGAGCTCTCTTTGCCGACCAGTTTGAAAATGAGGCAAACTGGAAGACTCACTACGATCATACTGGCCCTGAAATATATAGCCAGATCTCCGAAGTATTACCAAAGGGCAAGACCCTAGATGCATTCatcactggtgctggtacgGGAGGAACCATATCAGGAGTGTCCAAGTATCTCAAGGAAAGATTGCCCCATGTAAAGGTCGTTATCTCGGACCCCCCAGGAAGTGGGTTCTATAACAAAGTCAAATATGGTGTCATGtttgatttgaaagaaaaagagggCACCCGGAGACGTCATCAAGTCGATACTGTAGTAGAGGGAATAGGTCTGAATAGAATTACAAGAAACTTCTCTGCCGGATCGGACTATATCGATGACGCTATTCGTGTGAAAGATGAAGAATCGGTGAAAATGGCAAAGTACCTTGTAGACAATGACGGCCTATTTGTTGGAAGCTCGTCTGCCGTTAACTGTGTAGCTACGTACAAATATGCCAAACAGTTGGGTCCAGGTCATACTATCGTGACTATACTATGCGATTCTGGGTCACGGCACTTGTCCAAGTTTTGGAAACTAGCCAAAGAATCTGCCTCCATCAAAGACCTCTCCCAGCTGTAA
- the SYF1 gene encoding Syf1p (Member of the NineTeen Complex (NTC); that contains Prp19p and stabilizes U6 snRNA in catalytic forms of the spliceosome containing U2, U5, and U6 snRNAs; null mutant has splicing defect and arrests in G2/M; relocalizes to the cytosol in response to hypoxia; homologs in human and C. elegans; GO_component: GO:0000974 - Prp19 complex [Evidence IDA] [PMID 11842115]; GO_component: GO:0071006 - U2-type catalytic step 1 spliceosome [Evidence IDA] [PMID 11105756]; GO_component: GO:0071006 - U2-type catalytic step 1 spliceosome [Evidence IDA] [PMID 11842115]; GO_component: GO:0071007 - U2-type catalytic step 2 spliceosome [Evidence IDA] [PMID 11105756]; GO_component: GO:0071008 - U2-type post-mRNA release spliceosomal complex [Evidence IDA] [PMID 11105756]; GO_component: GO:0071004 - U2-type prespliceosome [Evidence IDA] [PMID 11105756]; GO_component: GO:0005829 - cytosol [Evidence IDA] [PMID 22932476]; GO_component: GO:0005622 - intracellular [Evidence IEA]; GO_component: GO:0005634 - nucleus [Evidence IEA,IEA]; GO_component: GO:0005634 - nucleus [Evidence IDA] [PMID 22932476]; GO_component: GO:0005681 - spliceosomal complex [Evidence IEA]; GO_function: GO:0000384 - first spliceosomal transesterification activity [Evidence IC] [PMID 11105756]; GO_function: GO:0000384 - first spliceosomal transesterification activity [Evidence IC] [PMID 11842115]; GO_function: GO:0000386 - second spliceosomal transesterification activity [Evidence IC] [PMID 11105756]; GO_process: GO:0006396 - RNA processing [Evidence IEA]; GO_process: GO:0008380 - RNA splicing [Evidence IEA]; GO_process: GO:0007049 - cell cycle [Evidence IEA]; GO_process: GO:0000349 - generation of catalytic spliceosome for first transesterification step [Evidence IDA] [PMID 19617314]; GO_process: GO:0006397 - mRNA processing [Evidence IEA]), with the protein MSTELSLIQEDDILYEQEILKQPGELGPWLRYLEFTADAPISKRIFVFERACDLFKRSYKLWKMYLDIRVDYVARSHAWILSQQGLNEFSREQLKSEIEKVDRLYVKALVLLNKMPRLWQDYLEYLLRWKPHSITHIRHTFDNALRALPLSQHHRIWPLYINFANRHAHISSATAKNIWLRYILFFPDETENCIEQLIDLEYYEQASQLLTKLLNNPNYVSVKGKSRHQLWEELADILVVPHDNWKPDSFYVERVIKSGIKRYPDQKGKLCVQLATYWINNGNFEKARDVFEQGLEDVKTVRDFSQIFDSYCEFEESLIAKLMDEEEQGDLDRLMESFEQLMDRRPFMINSVLLEQNPNNVVEWEKRAGLWGSSMDQVVQTYEKAIETIVPKKASGKLYQLWTNYAKLYEKAGDLSTARIIFDKATKVPYKSVNELCDLWIEWAEMELRSENLDGAIKIMETATKGPKNSKVDYFDESLSPQERLHKSMKLWSFYVDLVESIGTLEEVKPIYDRIFELKIGTTLTIVNYANLLEENNYFEEAFKVYERGIEMFSYPISFEIWNIYLQKAIKRKLGIERLRDLFEQALEDCPSKLCKPLYLLYGKLEEERGLVSNAIKIYERATKAVDNKDKLETYRYYIARVAENFGLPGTRPIFQTAIDNLNDHDANIIGQEFIKIEEKLGEIDRVRVLYGFLSQFNDPRTNEEFWSKWDQFEVMHGSEDTYKEMLRIKRSVIAQFNTDANYLAAKVSDNNSMSRLDKQTASPIGFVASETLQPSKSEAIDTNDVENPDAIDIEIED; encoded by the coding sequence ATGTCTACGGAATTGTCTCTGATACAAGAAGATGACATTTTATATGAGCAAGAAATCCTCAAACAGCCAGGAGAACTGGGACCATGGCTGCGGTATCTAGAATTTACGGCTGATGCGCCGATATCGAAAAGAATCTTCGTGTTTGAGCGAGCTTGTGACCTCTTCAAACGATCCTACAAACTTTGGAAAATGTATTTGGACATCAGAGTCGACTATGTCGCTCGATCTCACGCATGGATTCTATCACAGCAGGGATTAAATGAGTTCTCAAGAGAACAGTTAAAGAGCGAAATAGAAAAGGTTGACAGGTTGTATGTTAAAGCACTCGTACTCTTAAACAAAATGCCTAGGCTATGGCAAGACTATTTAGAATACCTGCTTCGATGGAAACCGCATAGCATTACCCATATTAGACATACCTTTGACAATGCACTCAGAGCATTGCCGTTGAGTCAACATCACAGGATATGGCCATTGTATATCAATTTCGCAAACAGACATGCACATATATCTTCAGCTACAGCAAAGAATATCTGGCTAAGATATATACTATTCTTCCCAGACGAAACGGAAAATTGTATTGAACAACTCATAGATTTAGAATATTATGAGCAGGCTTCCCAATTGCTTACGAAACTCCTGAATAATCCGAACTATGTCTCAGTCAAAGGTAAGAGCCGGCACCAACTATGGGAAGAACTGGCAGATATTCTGGTAGTACCTCATGATAACTGGAAGCCTGATAGCTTCTATGTTGAGAGAGTCATTAAAAGTGGTATAAAGAGATATCCCGATCAAAAAGGGAAACTGTGCGTCCAACTTGCTACGTATTGGATCAACAATGGAAATTTTGAGAAAGCTCGTGACGTATTCGAGCAAGGATTGGAGGATGTGAAAACTGTGAGAGATTTTTCTCAAATATTTGATAGTTATTGTGAATTCGAAGAGTCACTGATAGCTAAACTAAtggacgaagaagaacaaggtGATCTTGACAGATTAATGGAATCCTTCGAGCAGTTGATGGATAGGAGACCATTTATGATTAACAGTGTTCTACTTGAGCAGAATCCAAACAATGTAGTTGAGTGGGAAAAAAGAGCTGGTTTGTGGGGAAGTTCTATGGATCAAGTTGTGCAAACATACGAGAAGGCCATTGAGACTATCGTGCCGAAGAAGGCTAGCGGAAAATTATATCAGTTATGGACCAATTATGCTAAACTGTACGAAAAAGCTGGTGATCTGTCCACGGCCCGTATAATCTTCGACAAAGCTACCAAAGTTCCATATAAATCAGTCAATGAACTCTGCGACCTTTGGATTGAATGGGCTGAAATGGAACTGAGAAGTGAGAATCTAGATGGGGCAATAAAAATTATGGAGACTGCTACGAAGGGACCTAAGAATTCTAAAGTAGATTACTTCGATGAATCGCTTTCTCCACAGGAACGCCTCCATAAGAGTATGAAATTGTGGTCCTTCTACGTCGATTTGGTTGAAAGTATTGGCACATTAGAAGAAGTAAAACCCATATACGATCGCATTTTTGAGCTTAAAATTGGAACTACATTGACTATAGTTAACTATGCCAATCTGTTAGAGGAGAATAATTATTTCGAAGAGGCTTTCAAGGTTTATGAAAGAGGAATAGAAATGTTTTCTTACCCCATTTCATTCGAAATAtggaatatttatttacagAAGGCAATCAAGAGAAAGTTGGGAATAGAGAGGCTGCGTGATCTGTTTGAGCAAGCACTCGAAGATTGTCCTTCTAAGTTGTGCAAACcactatatttattatacggcaaactggaagaagaacGGGGACTGGTCAGCAATGCAATCAAGATTTATGAAAGAGCAACCAAAGCTGTCGACAACAAAGATAAACTTGAAACGTATAGGTATTATATTGCTAGAGTGGCGGAGAATTTCGGTTTGCCAGGTACCCGACCCATATTCCAGACGGCTATTGACAATCTTAATGATCATGATGCCAACATAATTGGACAGGAATTTATTAAGATTGAAGAAAAACTTGGCGAGATAGATCGTGTACGTGTGTTATATGGATTTTTGAGTCAGTTCAACGATCCTAGGACGAATGAAGAATTTTGGTCTAAATGGGATCAGTTTGAAGTCATGCATGGCTCCGAAGATACATACAAGGAGATGTTACGAATCAAGCGATCTGTTATAGCACAATTCAATACTGACGCTAACTATTTGGCTGCTAAAGTTAGTGATAACAATTCAATGTCAAGACTCGACAAGCAAACTGCTTCCCCGATTGGATTTGTTGCATCGGAGACACTACAACCATCAAAATCTGAAGCCATTGACACTAATGACGTAGAGAACCCTGACGCTATCGACATTGAAATTGAGGATTGA